Proteins co-encoded in one Neofelis nebulosa isolate mNeoNeb1 chromosome 2, mNeoNeb1.pri, whole genome shotgun sequence genomic window:
- the ANKRD34A gene encoding ankyrin repeat domain-containing protein 34A, with protein MLHTEGHALLRAVGQGKLRLARLLLEGGAYVNEGDAQGETALMAACRARYDDPQNKARMVRYLLEQGADPNIADRLGRTALMHACAGGGGAAVASLLLAHGADPSVRDHAGASALVHALDRGDRETLATLLDACKAKGTEVIIITTDTSPSGTKKTRQYLNSPPSPGVEDPAPAPPSPGVCTSPSEIQLQAAGGGGGGGGGGGGRGLLSPRAQEEEEKRDVFEFPLPKPPDDPSPSEPLPKPPRHPPKPLKRLNSEPWGLVAPPQPVPPAEGRPGIERLTAEFNGLTLTGRPRLSRRHSTEGPEDPPPWAEKVTGGGPLSRRNTAPEAQESGPPAGLRQKLSRMEPVELDTPGNICPDSPECSRLSLERRRYSASPLTLPPAGSAPSPRQSQESLPGAVSPLSGRRRSPGLLERRGSGTLLLDHIAQTRPGFLPPLNVSPHPPIPDIRPQPGGRAPSLPAPPQAGAPGSPRTKRKLVRRHSMQTEQIRLLGGFQSLGGPGEPGR; from the coding sequence ATGCTGCACACCGAGGGCCACGCTCTTCTTCGGGCCGTGGGTCAGGGTAAGCTACGCTTGGCCCGTTTGCTTCTGGAGGGAGGCGCCTACGTGAATGAGGGTGATGCCCAGGGTGAGACTGCGCTAATGGCGGCCTGTCGGGCCCGTTACGACGACCCCCAGAACAAGGCACGCATGGTACGCTACCTCCTGGAGCAAGGCGCTGACCCCAACATCGCAGACCGCCTGGGGCGCACCGCGCTCATGCACGCTTgcgccgggggtgggggcgccgcCGTGGCTTCGCTGCTCCTTGCCCACGGTGCAGACCCCTCAGTGAGAGATCACGCGGGCGCCTCGGCGCTTGTCCACGCCCTGGACCGCGGGGACCGTGAGACCCTTGCCACGCTGCTGGACGCCTGTAAGGCCAAGGGCACGGaggtcatcatcatcaccaccgaCACCTCTCCCTCGGGAACCAAGAAGACACGGCAGTATCTCAATTCCCCACCGTCCCCGGGGGTGGAGGACCCGGCTCCCGCTCCTCCTAGCCCGGGGGTCTGCACTTCGCCTTCGGAAATCCAACTGCAggctgcaggaggaggaggaggtggaggaggaggaggaggaggacgggggTTGCTGTCCCCTCGCgctcaggaagaagaggagaagcgGGACGTATTCGAATTCCCTCTTCCTAAACCCCCCGATGACCCCTCCCCTTCTGAGCCGCTCCCCAAACCACCCCGTCACCCTCCAAAACCACTCAAAAGGCTCAACTCCGAGCCCTGGGGCCTAGTGGCCCCTCCTCAACCTGTCCCGCCCGCGGAAGGGAGGCCGGGGATCGAGCGCCTGACCGCCGAATTCAACGGCCTGACCCTGACCGGTCGACCCCGTCTTTCCAGACGTCACAGCACTGAAGGCCCGGAGGACCCGCCTCCGTGGGCGGAGAAAGTGACGGGTGGGGGTCCTCTCTCTCGCCGAAACACTGCGCCAGAAGCTCAGGAGTCCGGTCCCCCTGCGGGGCTGAGGCAGAAACTGAGCCGCATGGAGCCGGTGGAGCTCGATACTCCCGGGAATATTTGCCCCGACTCGCCGGAGTGCAGCCGTTTGTCCCTGGAGCGCCGCCGATACAGCGCCTCCCCGCTGACCCTCCCTCCAGCCGGCTCGGCGCCCTCGCCGCGCCAGTCCCAGGAGAGTCTGCCTGGGGCAGTCTCTCCCCTGAGCGGACGGAGGCGGAGTCCCGGGCTGCTGGAGCGGAGGGGCTCGGGGACGTTGCTCCTGGACCACATCGCGCAAACGCGGCCTGGTTTCCTGCCTCCGCTCAACGtcagcccccaccctcccatccccgaCATTCGCCCCCAACCCGGAGGTCGGGCGCCTTCgctgcccgcccctccccaggcGGGGGCGCCAGGCTCTCCTAGGACCAAGCGCAAGTTGGTGAGGCGCCACTCGATGCAGACTGAGCAGATCCGCCTGCTAGGGGGCTTCCAGAGTCTAGGCGGGCCAGGGGAGCCAGGGCGCTGA